In Chitinivibrionales bacterium, one genomic interval encodes:
- a CDS encoding type II toxin-antitoxin system prevent-host-death family antitoxin, with translation MRTIPLSEASHHLDELVDEAIKGKEIVIERDKSSRVKLVPVHAPEHFPVFGSAKDKIFISEDFDSPIPDFNVYER, from the coding sequence ATGCGTACTATTCCACTATCTGAGGCCAGTCATCATCTCGATGAACTTGTTGACGAAGCAATCAAAGGAAAAGAAATCGTCATTGAACGAGACAAATCGAGCAGAGTAAAACTTGTGCCGGTCCATGCACCTGAACACTTTCCGGTTTTTGGCAGCGCCAAAGATAAAATATTTATATCAGAAGATTTTGATAGCCCGATACCGGATTTTAATGTGTATGAAAGATGA